The following are encoded together in the Bradymonas sediminis genome:
- a CDS encoding macro domain-containing protein yields MAKLLTITQGDITIIPMENGALVNPSNTGMILGRGVSAQITRRAGPFIQQALHMKRSTLRNNRLEPGHTVESEAGQLPVKYLIHASILGAKKVNRRLISNCILSAYDRANQLELNTIAFPALGTMIAGFPLDEFLKVFWKITNEELPSSEHLDQVILCLSNNEDFETCADFLEENFDTLNENIEADFRPDGVVPGML; encoded by the coding sequence ATGGCCAAATTACTGACCATCACGCAGGGCGACATCACCATTATTCCTATGGAAAATGGCGCGCTCGTTAATCCATCAAATACCGGCATGATTCTGGGGCGCGGCGTCTCCGCGCAGATTACGCGTCGAGCGGGCCCCTTTATCCAGCAGGCGCTGCATATGAAGCGCAGCACGCTGCGCAATAACCGCCTTGAGCCGGGCCACACGGTTGAGTCCGAGGCCGGGCAATTGCCGGTTAAATATCTGATCCACGCGTCGATCCTCGGGGCAAAGAAGGTCAACCGTCGTCTGATCTCCAATTGCATCCTGAGCGCCTATGACCGGGCCAATCAATTGGAGCTCAACACCATCGCTTTTCCGGCGCTGGGCACCATGATCGCGGGCTTCCCCCTCGATGAATTCCTCAAGGTATTCTGGAAGATCACCAACGAGGAGCTGCCGAGCTCGGAGCACCTCGACCAGGTGATTTTGTGCCTGTCGAATAACGAGGACTTCGAGACCTGCGCGGACTTCTTGGAAGAGAATTTTGACACCCTCAACGAGAATATCGAGGCGGACTTCCGCCCGGATGGTGTCGTCCCGGGAATGCTTTAA
- the mvaD gene encoding diphosphomevalonate decarboxylase encodes MKAFALAHPNIALVKYWGKRDFAYNLPGAGSLSLTLGGLSTRTCVEFDAALDADSLQLDGKAVESGGKLKRVSQFLDLVRERAGISQHARVISENDFPTGAGLASSASGFAALALAATTAAGLELSATELSILARRGSGSAARSLFGGYVEMNDGVYAIGEDGTKVATRSAEEASKAAYARQIAPAAHWDLRCVIAVTSAGEKDIGSTEGMVSTQNTSPYYEQWIASVPGDIERAAAAVAARDFAALAEVAEASCLRMHASAMGADPGIIYWNATTVALIHAVRKARAGGLPVFFTIDAGPQVKVFCPAEALDECRALLAGTQGVRQILEAHPGEGARLCGDFVSDAAAAKDVAGD; translated from the coding sequence ATGAAAGCTTTTGCCCTCGCGCATCCGAATATTGCTCTGGTGAAATACTGGGGAAAACGCGACTTCGCCTATAATCTTCCGGGCGCCGGAAGCCTGTCGCTGACCCTGGGCGGGTTGTCGACCCGCACCTGTGTTGAGTTTGACGCGGCGCTCGACGCCGACTCGCTGCAGCTTGATGGAAAAGCGGTGGAGAGCGGCGGAAAGCTCAAGCGCGTGTCCCAGTTCTTGGACCTGGTGCGCGAGCGGGCGGGGATCTCGCAGCACGCGCGCGTGATCTCCGAGAATGACTTTCCCACCGGCGCGGGCCTGGCGTCTTCGGCGTCTGGGTTCGCCGCGCTGGCGCTGGCCGCGACCACGGCGGCCGGGCTTGAGCTGAGCGCCACCGAATTATCGATCCTCGCGCGGCGGGGTTCCGGGTCGGCGGCGCGCAGTCTTTTTGGCGGCTATGTCGAGATGAATGACGGCGTATATGCCATCGGCGAAGACGGGACGAAGGTCGCGACGCGCAGCGCAGAAGAGGCCAGTAAGGCGGCCTATGCTCGCCAGATCGCGCCCGCCGCGCATTGGGATCTGCGCTGTGTCATCGCGGTGACCTCGGCCGGCGAGAAGGATATCGGCTCGACCGAAGGGATGGTGAGCACGCAGAATACCTCGCCGTATTATGAGCAGTGGATTGCGTCGGTGCCAGGCGATATCGAGCGCGCTGCGGCGGCGGTTGCGGCGCGCGATTTCGCGGCCCTTGCCGAAGTCGCCGAGGCGAGTTGCCTGCGCATGCACGCTTCGGCGATGGGCGCGGACCCGGGGATTATCTATTGGAACGCGACCACCGTCGCGCTGATCCACGCGGTGCGCAAGGCGCGCGCCGGTGGTTTGCCGGTCTTTTTTACCATCGACGCCGGTCCCCAGGTGAAGGTGTTTTGCCCGGCCGAGGCGCTCGATGAATGTCGCGCGTTGCTCGCCGGTACCCAGGGCGTGCGCCAAATTTTGGAGGCACACCCGGGCGAGGGCGCGCGGCTCTGCGGTGATTTTGTAAGTGATGCAGCCGCGGCAAAAGACGTCGCGGGAGATTGA
- the mvk gene encoding mevalonate kinase translates to MTKSEPQKDLGAEAVVARGHGRAKLILFGEHAVVYGKPAVAAGLPRGATATVQFSDAAVHQLTLRSALDEDVYARVECGAALDNVGVDAGDGERLCKAFAAILGHFDCPKTLQVDVTIEVPMGVGLGSSAALSVAVARGIGQLLGQPEQVDEAVDASERVFHGNPSGLDQMMAASKSGVYFYARAYDSELEVAPIEAPALTLAVCEAGPAASTAAMVEMVAQRRLRESQLIDSVNQVIGDTARAASAALTDGDWARVGELMDINHGALSSLGVTTRAIDAACHVARGAGALGAKLTGAGGGGCVVALTPGGAEDVLKAWAEHGWSGFEVTIDHRSK, encoded by the coding sequence GTGACGAAGTCAGAGCCACAAAAAGATCTTGGCGCCGAGGCCGTCGTGGCCCGAGGCCACGGCCGCGCGAAGCTGATCTTATTCGGCGAGCACGCGGTCGTTTATGGCAAGCCGGCGGTGGCCGCCGGTTTGCCGCGCGGGGCGACGGCGACGGTTCAATTCAGCGACGCAGCGGTGCATCAATTGACGCTGCGCAGCGCGCTGGATGAGGACGTCTACGCCCGGGTCGAATGCGGCGCGGCGCTCGATAATGTCGGCGTGGACGCCGGCGATGGCGAGCGACTTTGCAAGGCCTTCGCGGCGATCTTGGGGCATTTTGATTGCCCCAAAACGCTGCAGGTCGACGTGACGATCGAGGTCCCGATGGGCGTCGGCCTGGGGAGCTCGGCGGCGTTGTCCGTCGCGGTCGCCCGCGGAATTGGCCAGCTATTGGGGCAACCCGAGCAGGTCGATGAGGCGGTCGATGCGAGCGAACGGGTCTTCCACGGAAACCCCTCCGGCCTCGACCAGATGATGGCGGCCTCCAAGAGCGGGGTGTATTTTTATGCCCGCGCCTACGACTCCGAGCTCGAAGTCGCGCCCATCGAAGCGCCGGCGCTCACGCTCGCCGTATGCGAGGCGGGCCCGGCGGCCTCGACCGCCGCGATGGTCGAGATGGTGGCGCAGCGACGGCTGCGCGAGTCGCAGCTCATCGACTCGGTCAACCAGGTCATCGGTGACACCGCGCGCGCCGCGAGCGCCGCGCTCACCGATGGTGATTGGGCGCGCGTCGGCGAGCTGATGGACATCAACCACGGGGCGCTGTCTTCGCTGGGCGTGACCACGCGCGCGATTGACGCGGCCTGCCACGTCGCGCGCGGCGCCGGCGCGCTCGGGGCCAAACTCACCGGCGCAGGCGGCGGCGGCTGCGTGGTCGCGCTCACCCCAGGCGGCGCCGAAGATGTCCTAAAAGCATGGGCCGAGCATGGGTGGTCTGGCTTCGAGGTCACCATCGATCATCGCTCCAAATAA
- the fumC gene encoding class II fumarate hydratase → MTTRTEYDSMGGIEVPKERYWGAQTQRSFENFKIGDQKMPRPMIKALGLVKYACAQANFNLGTLDESKKDLVQRAAQEVIDGKLDAEFPLVVWQTGSGTQTNMNTNEVIANRAIEMAGGELGSKTPVHPNDHVNKSQSTNDSFPTASHVAAVDSLRSSLIPAVEKMRDALLQKAEDFKDIIKTGRTHLMDATPITLGQEISGWAAQLDNSLRAIEQSLEGLYEVPIGGTAVGTGLNTTAGFDQQVVDALTEKTGYPFVVAPNKFAILAGKEGLMEAHGALNTLATALNKIANDIRWMSSGPRCGLGEITIPSNEPGSSIMPGKVNPTQGEAMAMVCAQVFGNNAAVTFAAAGGNFELNVYKPMLIHNMLESSRLLSDMCHSFTDHCVVGIEPNREKIDEYLGRSLMLVTALNNHIGYDKAAKVAKKAFAEDTSLREAIVELGYMSGEEFDKVVDPAKMVAPNPA, encoded by the coding sequence ATGACGACACGGACAGAATACGACAGTATGGGCGGAATCGAGGTACCCAAGGAGCGTTATTGGGGAGCCCAGACACAGCGCTCATTCGAGAATTTCAAGATCGGTGATCAGAAGATGCCTCGCCCGATGATCAAGGCGCTCGGCCTGGTCAAATACGCTTGCGCGCAGGCTAACTTTAACCTGGGCACCCTGGACGAGAGCAAAAAAGACCTCGTGCAGCGCGCCGCCCAGGAGGTCATCGACGGCAAGCTCGACGCCGAGTTCCCGCTGGTGGTCTGGCAGACCGGCAGCGGCACCCAGACCAATATGAATACCAACGAGGTGATCGCCAACCGCGCCATCGAGATGGCCGGCGGCGAGCTGGGCTCCAAGACCCCGGTCCACCCCAACGACCACGTCAACAAAAGCCAGTCGACCAACGACAGCTTCCCGACCGCCTCGCACGTGGCGGCCGTGGACTCGCTGCGAAGCTCGCTGATCCCGGCGGTTGAGAAGATGCGCGACGCGCTTCTGCAAAAAGCCGAGGATTTCAAAGACATTATCAAGACCGGCCGCACGCATCTGATGGACGCCACGCCGATCACCCTGGGCCAGGAGATCTCGGGCTGGGCAGCCCAGCTCGACAACTCATTGCGCGCCATTGAGCAGTCGCTTGAGGGGCTCTACGAAGTTCCGATCGGCGGCACCGCGGTGGGCACCGGCCTGAACACGACCGCCGGTTTTGACCAGCAGGTGGTGGACGCGCTCACCGAAAAGACCGGCTACCCCTTCGTGGTCGCCCCCAACAAATTCGCCATCCTCGCCGGCAAAGAAGGGCTGATGGAGGCGCACGGCGCGCTCAATACCCTGGCCACCGCGCTTAATAAGATCGCCAATGACATCCGCTGGATGTCGAGCGGCCCGCGCTGCGGCCTCGGCGAGATTACGATTCCGAGCAATGAGCCGGGCTCCTCGATTATGCCCGGAAAGGTCAACCCGACCCAGGGTGAGGCCATGGCGATGGTCTGCGCGCAGGTCTTCGGCAATAACGCAGCGGTGACCTTCGCGGCGGCGGGCGGCAACTTCGAGCTCAACGTCTATAAGCCCATGCTCATCCATAATATGCTGGAGTCCTCGCGCCTCCTGAGCGATATGTGCCACTCCTTCACCGACCACTGCGTGGTGGGCATCGAGCCGAATCGCGAGAAGATCGATGAGTATCTTGGCCGCTCCTTGATGCTGGTGACCGCGCTCAATAACCACATCGGTTATGATAAGGCAGCCAAGGTCGCCAAAAAGGCGTTCGCCGAGGATACCTCGCTGCGCGAAGCCATCGTCGAGCTCGGCTATATGAGCGGCGAGGAATTCGACAAGGTCGTGGACCCGGCGAAAATGGTTGCGCCGAACCCCGCGTGA
- the aat gene encoding leucyl/phenylalanyl-tRNA--protein transferase encodes MSENLDPNLLFSAYTQGIFPMAHPELDGEVYWYAPDPRAILPVEDFHCPTRLRKTVDKKPFEIRYNTAFREVMQACAAPRKIQKTTWISSGIIEAYCKLHALGFAHSVEAWQGDALVGGLYGVSISGFFAGESMFFRETDASKVCLVHLIERMRERGMPLLDVQYSNPHLEQFGVIEIPREEYEARLAAALDLRVHFA; translated from the coding sequence GTGAGCGAAAATCTAGACCCAAATCTTTTATTTTCTGCGTATACGCAGGGCATCTTTCCGATGGCCCATCCGGAGTTGGACGGCGAGGTCTACTGGTACGCGCCGGACCCGCGGGCGATTCTGCCCGTGGAGGACTTCCATTGCCCGACTCGGCTGCGCAAGACGGTGGATAAGAAGCCGTTTGAGATTCGCTATAATACGGCGTTTCGTGAGGTGATGCAGGCCTGCGCGGCGCCGCGAAAGATCCAGAAGACCACCTGGATTTCCTCGGGAATCATCGAGGCCTATTGCAAGCTGCATGCGCTTGGGTTTGCGCATTCGGTCGAGGCGTGGCAGGGCGACGCGCTCGTCGGCGGACTCTACGGGGTGAGCATCTCGGGATTCTTCGCCGGCGAGTCGATGTTCTTCCGCGAGACCGACGCCTCCAAGGTCTGCCTGGTGCATCTGATTGAGCGGATGCGCGAGCGTGGAATGCCGTTGCTCGATGTGCAATATTCCAACCCACATCTTGAGCAATTCGGCGTCATTGAGATTCCGCGCGAAGAATACGAGGCCCGCCTGGCGGCGGCGCTGGACCTGCGGGTCCACTTCGCCTGA